From the genome of Nicotiana tabacum cultivar K326 chromosome 2, ASM71507v2, whole genome shotgun sequence:
TGCGTATAAATTTAGGTAAGTTCAGAAGCTAGGGAAGAATGCAACTGAACAAGAAAGTTCCCCAGTTAATTTTGACACTGATaacaaattaaatttaaaatatggCACATGTAACACATTAGTGATCATGTACTTCCCTAGTATCTCTGTGCTCCCTGTATTAGCTATGTGTGATCTCCCTCCAGTTGGTACTTGCACTTTACTGTTCTGTAGCTTATCTATGTGTCTAAGTTCTTGTAACAACTCTATGCAAGGTGTAATATGGTGTGAGGAACCTGAATCTACTATCCATTCACAAGTATATGTATTGGATAGCAATGAAACAGTACCTGCCATGTTGCTACTGCATCCATCTTATGGGGATTTATTCAGCAATCCCATCAATTATGAATATTCTTCTTTTGTAAAGAAGTGTTCTTGGACTTGTCTTTACCCTGTTGTGTTGTTGGCATAGGAACTGAACCCACTGTTGCTCTGATTTGCTTCTTTGAGCTGTCCttgtttgaagttgttgttaTTTTGCCACACACTACTCTGTTGCCCCAactttttcttgcttttaaaatcTGCTAGATAACCAATAATTTTGTAGCAATTTTTCTTTAGATGCCCTTTATATCCACAATGTTCACACACTAGTCCTGGAGTTTTAGGTCTAACCAtttttgcctttcttgccaataGGTTCAAGGGCTCATTGTTCACGTCAACTACACCCAAATTGCTTTGGCTTTCCTCCTGTGTAACAATAGCACATACCTCATTCACTCTAAAAACAGGTCTCCCTGACAATATATTGCTCCTAATACTGCTATAACTCTCATTCAGTCCCATCAAAAATTGCAGCAACCGTTGAGATTTTAAGTGTTCAATGGAAGGTCTTGCCTCCTCACAGTCACAGCTAGACAGTGGGGCTAATATGTCCAGCTCAtcccaaaaatcttttattttcgAGAAGTAAGTAGTGACTGTGTCTGTACCCTACCTCATTATTGCAATCTCCATCAACAAATGGTAGATTCTTGTTAGATTCAATCTATCGAACCTCTCCTGGAAATCATTCCATACTTTCTTCGCATCCGAAACAAATACTCTGCTAGGCATCAATTCACTCGATATTGTACCTATCCATGAAAGCACAATAGCGTTACATTTGTTCCACTGTTCAGCTAACTCTCCTCTATATTTACTCTTCACATAATTTCCGTCCACAAATCCTAGTTTTTCTTTACCTCGTATGGCTAATTTCATAGTTCTACTCCATAGGGCATAATTCTCAGGTCCGGTGAGTTTAATTGGAATTAGAACCAAACCTGGTGCATCTCTAGCTTGGAGGAATAGTGGATGGTTGTGATCGAGCATCGTTACCTCATTTCCTGCCATCGTATTTCACGAATTGAGTCAATTGAGATTCTGCACTCGTCGATTTCTCTGATTCTCTTAATCGAATTTTTCCAGCGATAATTACTTAGATCCTTACGTCGGAGCTCCGGTCCTCACGAAtgccgctctgataccatgtcaaaTTGACTTGAGATCAACTACGAGAAGAGGCCATTGTAGGCAATGCAACAGTAAAATATTCTAGAGAGAATTTTTGTGTAATGTTTCTGTTATACAAAGACGGAAGAAGACCTTCCTTTTATACAGAGTAGTTAGCGCTTCTTAGCTGGACACCTGTTAGTCATGTGTCCTTGCATTGTATTTTAACTCCACTTGTGACTCACTAACTAACTCTAGTTGTAATACATTTCCAATAGACTGACTGCTCTTTTATTTAACGCATTTATTTTTCCCGTTACGGGAACATTGTAAAGCCGAAAAGGTAATCTAATATCTGGTTTGGCCAAGTTtataaaattaacttattttgaaaagtatttttcacTAAAGttcctttaaaaaatatatatatatagtgagaaataatttatatttgactACTTATTTGAAAATTGTTGGCTAACTGTGTTCAAAATCAGAAAATCGGATAAACAAAGAAACGTTAGttcaataaacaaaacaaaaaataattccGAGCTCACAAGTTGCTTGTGTgtcattaaagaatttaatactCTCATTGTTGCTCAAGGTTTTGGATTAATTCCTTACAGAATAGaatgaaataattattttatgattgtGGCATTATAAATCACAAAACAACAACGAAGTCAACAAACGGAGCAAATTACACTTTACACTTATGTTTATATGGAAAAATAATGCAACAAAGCAATGTAGAAAGAGGGGAgaagttttcatatttttcatgtatGAAAAATGAGGCTAAGTCTCTAAATTTATAAACAATGAAAATGCGAGAAGAAGAGATGCAATCCAAGGGGTGTCTCATCTATTTCACATTCACACCCCTTAAAAACCTAACAAATAGTACTTTTGACCAGCAATTCGTGTTTGACCAAGCTtactaaaaaaaatacttttaagtgtatttttctcaaaagtacttttaaaaagtGCTTTCACGGAGAAGCTACTTTTTTGCTTCTCAAAAAGTACTTCTTATtctactcaaaagtattttttttccttttaaaaacttagagcctgtttggccaagcttctaggaagccaaaagtatttttttttatcaaaaagtactttttaaaaaatttaaggtGTTTGACCAAATTGAAAAAGTGCTTCTGAGCAGCAGCAAAAGCAATTTTTCTACTTTTGGAGAAAagttataaattttattttcttcaaaaatgcAGAAGGAGCAAAAATTAAAGTAGAACTTGATTGAGTGGAAATGAGTATGAGGCCACGGAAATTGATTGTGTATCATTTCTTGTGGGACAAACAATTGTCGGCATAGAAATTAACCATGTGAACTAATTGAAATTCAATGGAAGGTCTTGCCTCCTCACAGTCACAGCTAGACAGTGGGGCTAATATGTCCAGCTCATcccaaaaatctttcattttcgAGAAGTAAGTAGTGACTGTGTCTGTACCCTGCCTCATTATTGCAATCTCCATCAACAAATGGTAGATTCTTGTTAGATTCAATCTATCGAACCTCTCCTGGAAATCATTCCATACTTTCTTCGCATCCGAAGCAAATACTATGCTAGGCATCAATTCACTCGATATTGTACCTATCCATGAAAGCACAATAGCGTTACATTTGTTCCACTGTTCAGCTAACTTTCCTCTATATTTACTCTTCACACAATTTCTGTCCACAAATCCTAGTTTTTCTTTACCTTGTATGGCTAATTTCATAGTTCTACTCCATAGGGCATAATTCTCAGGTCCGGTGAGTTTAATTGGAATTAGAACCAAACCTGGTGCATCTCTAGCTTGGAGGAATAGTGGATGGTTGTGATCGAGCATCGTTACCTCATTTCCTACCATCGTATTTCACGAATTGAGTCAATTGAGATTCTGCACTCGTCGATTTCTCTGATTCTCTTAATCGAATTTTTCCAGCGATAATTACTTAGATCCTTACGTCGGAGCTCCGGTCCTCACGAAtgccgctctgataccatgtcaaaTTGACTTGAGATCAACTACGAGAAGAGGCCATTGTAGGCAATGCAACAGTAAAATATTCTAGAGAGAATTTTTGTGTAATATTTCTGTTATACAAAGACGGAAGAAGACCTTCCTTTTATACAGAGTAGTTAGCACTTCTTAGCTGGACACTTGTTAGTCATGTGTCCTTGCATTGTATTTTAACTCCACTTGTGACTCACTAACTAACTCTAGTTGTAATACATTTCCAATAGACTGACTGCTCTTTTATTTAACGCATTTATTTTTCCCGTTACAGGAACATTGTAAAGCCGAAAAGGTAATCTAATATCTGGTTTGGCCAAGTTtataaaattaacttattttgaaaagtatttttcacTAAAGttcctttaaaaaatatatatatagtgagaaataatttatatttgactACTTATTTGAAAATTGTTGGCTAACTGTGTTCAAAATCAGAAAATCGGATAAACAAAGAAACGTTAGttcaataaacaaaacaaaaaataattccGAGCTCACAAGTTGCTTGTGTgtcattaaagaatttaatactCTCATTGTTGCTCAAGGTTTTGGATTAATTCCTTACAAAATAGaatgaaataattattttatgattgtGGCATAAACAAATCACAGAACAACAACGAAGTCAACAAACGGAGCAAATTACACTTCACACTTATGTTTATATGGAAAAATAATGCAACAAAGCAATGTAGAAAGAGGGGAgaagttttcatatttttcatgtatGAAAAATGAGGCTAAGCCTCTAAATTTATAAACAATGAAAATGCGAGAAGAAGAGGTGCAATCCAAGGGGTGTCTCATCTATTTCACATTCACACCCCTTAAAAACCTAACAAATAGTACTTTTGACCAGCAATTCGTGTTTGACCAAGCTtactaaaaaaaatacttctaagtgcatttttctcaaaagtacttttaaaaagtGCTTTCACGGAGAAGCTACTTTTTTGCTTCTCAAAAAGTACTTCTTATtctactcaaaagtattttttttccttttaaaaactTAGAGCCtctttggccaagcttctaggaagccaaaaatattttttttttatcaaaaagtactttttaaaaaatttaaggtGTTTGACCAAATTGAAAAAGTGCTTCTGAACAGCAGCATAagtaatttttctgtttttgGAGAAAAGttacaaattttattttcttcaaaaaagcAGAAGGAGCAAAAATTAAAGTAGAACTTGATTGAGTGGAAATGAGTATGAGGCCACGGAAATTGATTGTGTATCATTTCTTGTGGGACAAACAATTGTCGGCATAGAAATTAACCATGTGAACTAATTGAAATTAATACTTGATTATTCCATCAACAAcactatgtttttttttttttttatttcgtaATCCGCGGAAATTGGTGACAATCTCTCTGCAGGAAACTTCTTAAGATATACAATACACCCCACCTAACCCTTTGTCTCCACAATCTTGTTCTATTAGTAAcatatattaaattattaaatgGTCGATTGGAGATCAGAGTCTCCATTCACTCGTCACGTCTCTTCTGAACTTTCACTATCGTACTTTTTGAAACTAAATAATTAAACAGCCACTATGCTAAAAAATTTGTCTTGACATGATTTCCCACCTTCCTTCACTATATTAGACAGGAATCTCATCAAATTGATAATGCATATTCCGTTGTTCATTTATCAAGGCCAAActtgaaaattaatttatttttttaattttggtccaaaataagttttgatttatataatcaaaaaaaaattcaatttatttttttaaaattatcatTGTATACGTATTCCTAAAAAGtcttttactcctcacattaactaTACTGCAATATTTAATTAAGTGAACCGAagtatattttaaaaatttaagaatTAAAACTATTGGTCTTTGGCAATGGATTTCCCGTGTCTTCCTGGTAATGCGAAAAACAAGAACTAGAGATTAGGGAAAGAATTGCAAACTTAGAGATTAATGTTGAAAAATAGTGTCGATGAGTGGATTTAGTCTTCGAAGTTAACGAAAATTGGACGTGAATTAAAAGAGAGGTATTCAAACACTTAGTTCAAAAGCGCAACATATTAAATTCTTTGGCCTCATTATGCACGTTGAGTAACATATTACGGTTTCGAAATTTAGCAAGGGTAATTAAAATATCCAATCTACTTTCGAAAATGATCCAAGAATACcactcgttatactattgggttatctatacccattcagtcatactttgggttcaaatatacccctcatttaaacggaaggacacgtgtcatcgtcatATTGGttaattctaaatatctcctaattaattaaaaagactcattatcCATActcgaaaaataattttttctttgtaaaaactgaaaaaaactaaaaaaaatatttttactaaaaactggaaaaaaaatatttttttttcagtttttacaaaaaactgctttaaagcaattttctaaagcaattaaaaattgaaaaaactgaaatatttttagctaaaaactgaaggaaaaaaaatatttattttttcagtttttacaaaaatactGCTTTAGAAAtttgctttttagttttttttcaaacttttacaaaaatattattttagaaaatatttttcagcttttttaaagcagttttttataaaaactggaaaaaaaatattttcgtttttttcagtttttagtaaaaaaaaaatcagtttttacaaaaaaaattgcttcagaaaattaattttcagcacttttttttccagttttttcaaaaatattgttttagaaaatatttttcagttttttctaaagcagttttttttgtaaaaactgggaaaaaaatattttcgcttttttcagtttttagtaaaaataatttcagtttttttcagtttttacaaaaaaaaaattgcttaaaaaaattatttttcgggtatgattaatgagtctttttaattaattaaaaaatatttagaaccaacaagacgatgacacgtgtccctccgtttaaatgaagggtatatttgaacccaaagtatgactgcaggggtatagataacccaatagtataacgaggagtattcttagaccattttcgaaagtagaagGGTgaatatatttggccctttgccgatTAAAGTatgacaaaaaaaaagaagacaaagagatAGATGTATGACTGGTACATCTATAAATTATATACATGTATAGATTAAAGGTGTGTGCATATGTTTAAGGAGTTGAGATACGATCTTTTGTTCAACTCATTTTAAACCACGGCGTATATGTTATGTCATTGGTAAGATGATATCATGAGTATTTTCTACGTGTTACAAAGTTTATGGGGTTCAAAAATCATATAATTTGGAGCCTATATATGTAGCAAAACCCCATTTTGTCATGTAATTTTTTCCCCCGAAAAAACTTAGCAGATACAGTTGACCTTTTCAAGTATTTTCCTTAATTAGCAAATATAAGTGCATATAAGTACTATATCATTAAtacaaaaacaaaaggaaataatACATACCGTTTCATTTTAGCTTTTACTCGTGTTATTTCTCATTTTGCAGTTCGTCAAAGTTGACTCAAGCCATATGTTGATTAATTCAGTACTACAAtttactcttcttcttttctttggtgTGTCTGGTTCACTTTCTTAATTGTACACCAGAGTAAATACATTTTACTGAGCAGCCTTGATTAGACTAATGTATTCATGTTTTCTTTAGTATGTTTGCATATGGAGTATATGATAATTCTGCTTTATGCATTTCGATCGAATTGTCATTTTTATTTGTCCATCAGTTCAACTACATATTCCGAATTAATATGAGAATATTTTGAACAATGCAATTCTTTTAAtcaaccccctccccccccccccccccaaaaaaaaaaaaaatcaaaatacacactttaattatttatttaaggaTTAACTGGGAAAGGGAGTTTGCGTGCTTTGCAGGATTTAAACCCGCATACTCTATAGATTAAGCATAAATATGTTACCCTAATGTTTCAAACTGACGAAAGCAGTAAATAAATTGGAAGATTATGACTAACATCACATTATTCATCATTTCTATTCGCCTTCACTTTGATTTTCTCCTAAATGAATAAGATACTATTTCCATTGAATTAAATGCGTCTAGTGTTAAACGATTCCCTTGCACAGTCATGGTTTAACttcaaaattctttttgaattagAAATAGATACCTGGAAatgaataaaataatattattatgaaaccaaattaaaatgaaggtgaaagaaatttaaaaaatggAGAAAATGAACTTTCCAAGTGAATCCCCTAGTATAGAgagtaaaaagtatttttcttgtCAAACTTTAACTTGAGAATGTTATAACGCTATGAAATAAGAACATTCTGATCGACTCGATTGACTTATTCTAATTTGGCGAAAAGATGAAAAAC
Proteins encoded in this window:
- the LOC142167287 gene encoding uncharacterized protein LOC142167287, which gives rise to MAGNEVTMLDHNHPLFLQARDAPGLVLIPIKLTGPENYALWSRTMKLAIRGKEKLGFVDGNYVKSKYRGELAEQWNKCNAIVLSWIGTISSELMPSRVFVSDAKKGTDTVTTYFSKIKDFWDELDILAPLSSCDCEEARPSIEHLKSQRLLQFLMGLNESYSSIRSNILSGRPVFRVNEVCAIVTQEESQSNLGVVDVNNEPLNLLARKAKMVRPKTPGLVCEHCGYKGHLKKNCYKIIGYLADFKSKKKLGQQSSVWQNNNNFKQGQLKEANQSNSGFSSYANNTTG
- the LOC142167292 gene encoding uncharacterized protein LOC142167292, yielding MVGNEVTMLDHNHPLFLQARDAPGLVLIPIKLTGPENYALWSRTMKLAIQGKEKLGFVDRNCVKSKYRGKLAEQWNKCNAIVLSWIGTISSELMPSIVFASDAKKVWNDFQERFDRLNLTRIYHLLMEIAIMRQGTDTVTTYFSKMKDFWDELDILAPLSSCDCEEARPSIEFQLVHMVNFYADNCLSHKK